The Hahella sp. HNIBRBA332 genome window below encodes:
- a CDS encoding transposase yields MARKTRFNLTGHPQLIMQRGHNRLPCFFDKEDYLYFLECVGKASEQYQCYVHAYVLLKNEFNLLVTPHIENGIPQMMQSLGRRYVQYVNHRYHRSGTLWEGRYKSSLIDSSGYMLTCYRYIDSLAVFRGLAPNESEYPWSSYHAHAKGEDELGLIRNHPMYTDLGDDAEERQQSFLDLMQYEMEPWIRRHIEQTLLNELVLGGDRFINQIEDLVDRPVRPMKRGRPPKDAAKS; encoded by the coding sequence ATGGCGAGAAAAACACGATTTAATCTTACCGGCCATCCACAACTTATCATGCAGCGGGGGCACAATCGCCTCCCCTGCTTCTTTGATAAAGAGGATTATCTGTACTTCCTTGAATGCGTGGGCAAGGCGTCTGAACAATATCAGTGCTACGTGCATGCGTACGTGTTGCTGAAAAATGAGTTCAACTTGCTGGTCACGCCGCACATTGAAAACGGCATCCCTCAGATGATGCAGTCTTTAGGACGCCGTTACGTGCAGTATGTGAATCACCGCTACCACCGTAGCGGCACGCTGTGGGAAGGCCGTTATAAATCCAGCCTGATTGATTCCTCCGGCTATATGCTGACGTGCTATCGCTATATCGACTCCCTGGCCGTGTTCCGCGGCCTGGCGCCGAATGAGTCGGAATACCCCTGGTCAAGCTATCATGCTCACGCCAAGGGTGAAGACGAACTCGGTTTGATTCGTAACCATCCCATGTATACCGATCTTGGGGATGACGCGGAAGAACGTCAGCAGTCGTTCCTGGATCTCATGCAGTACGAGATGGAGCCCTGGATACGCCGGCATATCGAGCAGACATTACTTAATGAACTGGTACTAGGCGGAGACCGCTTCATCAACCAGATTGAAGATCTGGTGGACCGACCTGTCCGGCCGATGAAACGAGGCCGCCCCCCGAAAGACGCAGCGAAATCCTGA
- a CDS encoding VOC family protein: MKPRISMITLGVEDLQRSVDFYENGLGLPKMPTESANVAFFTLNGTWLGLYPRHLLAEDATVPDDGSGFKGVTLAHNLASKEEVDAQIQQAIEAGAKLTKPAEDTFWGGYSGYFADPDGHLWEIAWNPHAWVGPEDK; encoded by the coding sequence ATGAAACCAAGAATAAGCATGATCACACTGGGCGTTGAGGACTTGCAGCGCTCCGTGGACTTCTACGAGAACGGCCTGGGTTTGCCCAAGATGCCAACGGAAAGCGCCAATGTGGCGTTTTTCACGCTCAACGGGACCTGGCTGGGCCTCTACCCTCGTCACTTGCTGGCGGAAGATGCGACAGTTCCTGACGATGGCTCAGGCTTCAAAGGCGTCACTCTCGCCCACAATCTGGCGTCCAAGGAAGAAGTGGACGCACAGATCCAACAAGCCATCGAGGCCGGGGCCAAACTGACCAAACCCGCCGAAGACACCTTCTGGGGTGGCTACTCCGGCTACTTCGCCGACCCTGACGGCCACCTGTGGGAAATCGCCTGGAATCCTCACGCCTGGGTTGGGCCTGAGGATAAGTAA
- a CDS encoding LysR family transcriptional regulator: MLDDLALFIKVAELGGFSKAAAAAGVPAPTLTRRVQKLEAELGCQLLHRSARRLQLTAAGQKVFDESYLHLSCLDKQMALIKKDISAEEGEVRVLAPVNLANGPLRTLWGDFMSRYPNIQLTLQLNNRVEDFTGSQAELAVRVGPLANSALRQRLLGSIRTVLVATPDTAAQIEAQGVDLHPAELARWPWVASISESMRRLRHRRTGEQIDIDWRPRAHINDLSLAVDILKACGGWMLCPVSLVWEDLQRGDLRQILSDWEGAHREVHVVWNDRNILLRRTQLLLDFLTEETRRIPSLLGELPEMERMN, from the coding sequence ATGCTTGATGACTTGGCGTTATTCATAAAAGTGGCGGAACTTGGCGGCTTTTCTAAAGCTGCTGCGGCTGCCGGAGTTCCTGCGCCGACGCTGACGCGGCGAGTGCAGAAGCTGGAGGCCGAACTGGGGTGCCAGCTGTTACATCGTTCCGCGCGACGGTTGCAACTGACTGCTGCGGGACAAAAGGTATTTGATGAATCGTATCTGCACCTGTCCTGTCTCGATAAACAAATGGCGTTGATAAAGAAGGATATTTCAGCGGAAGAGGGCGAAGTCCGAGTGCTGGCCCCGGTGAATTTGGCCAATGGACCTCTGCGTACTTTGTGGGGGGATTTTATGTCCCGTTATCCCAACATTCAGCTGACGCTGCAGCTTAATAACAGGGTGGAAGATTTCACCGGTTCACAAGCGGAACTCGCAGTGCGTGTCGGGCCGCTAGCAAATTCCGCATTGCGACAAAGACTCCTTGGTTCTATTCGCACGGTACTGGTGGCGACACCGGATACCGCCGCGCAAATCGAAGCGCAAGGCGTGGACTTACACCCTGCAGAGCTGGCGCGCTGGCCTTGGGTGGCCTCAATATCCGAAAGTATGCGTCGTCTGCGTCACCGCCGTACAGGTGAGCAGATCGATATTGACTGGCGTCCACGCGCTCACATCAATGATCTTTCCCTGGCGGTCGATATCCTAAAGGCGTGTGGCGGGTGGATGTTATGCCCTGTCTCCCTGGTCTGGGAGGATCTGCAACGCGGCGACCTGCGACAGATACTGAGTGATTGGGAAGGGGCCCACAGGGAAGTGCATGTAGTATGGAACGACCGTAATATCCTGCTTAGACGCACCCAGCTGTTACTGGATTTCCTGACGGAAGAAACCCGGCGCATACCGAGTTTGCTTGGTGAATTGCCTGAAATGGAGAGGATGAACTGA
- a CDS encoding putative quinol monooxygenase: protein MPHHLTAHIRTTEGSDPDSVRRELAQLQADTQKEAGCLTFQIFQDAANPTHFVLWESWTSPDALDQHFEHEHTQRYMALNLTQVEKIVVHTPVNQSTS from the coding sequence ATGCCCCATCATCTAACCGCCCACATTCGCACTACAGAAGGAAGCGATCCGGATTCAGTCCGCCGGGAGCTGGCGCAGCTGCAGGCAGACACACAGAAAGAAGCTGGCTGTCTGACCTTCCAGATTTTTCAGGACGCCGCCAATCCCACTCACTTCGTTCTTTGGGAGTCCTGGACAAGTCCAGATGCGCTAGACCAGCACTTCGAGCATGAACACACTCAGCGCTATATGGCTCTCAATCTGACGCAAGTTGAGAAAATAGTTGTGCATACGCCGGTCAATCAAAGCACAAGTTGA
- a CDS encoding DUF2798 domain-containing protein, which translates to MSVKFRFFYSLTMSLALSFLMSAWVTFLNLGLQRDFTAHWMHAFLLAWPTAFTIAFAMGPTVNKITEKLIAASATLGRKSGS; encoded by the coding sequence ATGTCGGTAAAATTTCGTTTTTTCTACAGCCTGACGATGTCCTTGGCGCTCAGCTTTTTGATGAGCGCATGGGTGACTTTTCTCAACCTGGGTTTACAAAGGGATTTCACCGCGCACTGGATGCACGCATTTCTGTTGGCGTGGCCGACCGCCTTCACCATCGCCTTCGCAATGGGACCCACGGTCAACAAAATAACCGAGAAACTGATAGCGGCGAGCGCCACATTGGGTCGCAAATCGGGTTCTTAA
- a CDS encoding RidA family protein — MEKKPSIRRQNYAALGQPVGPYCHATAFNGMLFISGLTAYDGSGASKPIGQQIDAIFAQITHIAEAEGVGLDRILKVAVYIKSTEHLAAVREGLSRHYQGAFPASTLMEVSRFFSPEVDIEIEAVVAL, encoded by the coding sequence ATGGAAAAGAAACCATCGATCCGGCGCCAAAATTACGCGGCGCTAGGGCAGCCTGTTGGGCCTTATTGTCACGCTACCGCGTTCAACGGCATGCTATTCATCAGCGGGCTGACGGCGTATGACGGCAGTGGCGCCAGCAAGCCTATAGGACAACAAATCGACGCTATTTTCGCTCAAATCACGCACATTGCTGAAGCAGAGGGCGTCGGTTTGGACAGGATTTTAAAGGTGGCCGTCTACATCAAGTCCACTGAGCATCTGGCGGCAGTGAGGGAAGGCCTCAGCAGGCATTATCAGGGCGCCTTTCCCGCCAGCACTCTGATGGAAGTGAGCCGCTTTTTCTCTCCGGAGGTGGACATAGAGATTGAAGCGGTAGTGGCGCTTTAA
- a CDS encoding lipase secretion chaperone, which yields MKKLSLALCVAALTAAALLLLQPDLTESPIAAEVNPEGLQPAQSDASGDEQASKPRQSDPPMTTPVWNGANFARALAGTDIDGDLRVDENGLLIMDIQVKDFFDYFFLAVGERTPEEVVAEIKRRIYDRLPAPAADQAMGLLNDYISYQERIRELMAAPLAPAESQNYEYYASVMESTFEQLKSLRRQIFAPDVVDAFFGLDEAYSGYALAVMQVKADAQLSDKEKASQVEALQQKLPAQMRDAHRQAAQRESLTREARRMYREGYSADSVRQALRGRFSDEKAEKIITYYQREEEWRARLGDYQRRKQDIQAAARTDAETIAGLTQLRNSLFTSEELKLVESYDAIERKAAQYDKP from the coding sequence ATGAAGAAACTCTCCCTCGCCTTGTGCGTCGCAGCTCTCACTGCAGCGGCGTTATTGCTCTTGCAACCTGACTTGACCGAGTCACCCATCGCCGCGGAAGTGAATCCAGAAGGCCTCCAGCCAGCGCAGTCTGATGCGTCTGGCGACGAGCAGGCGTCCAAGCCTCGTCAATCCGACCCGCCAATGACGACGCCAGTATGGAATGGCGCAAACTTCGCCCGCGCCCTGGCTGGGACGGATATCGACGGTGATTTGCGAGTGGATGAGAATGGTCTTTTGATCATGGACATACAGGTGAAGGACTTTTTCGATTACTTCTTCCTCGCTGTCGGAGAGCGTACGCCGGAGGAGGTGGTTGCGGAAATTAAGCGGCGTATCTATGACCGATTGCCGGCCCCGGCTGCGGACCAGGCGATGGGTTTGCTGAACGATTACATCTCCTATCAGGAGCGTATACGAGAGTTGATGGCGGCGCCGTTGGCGCCGGCGGAGAGTCAGAACTATGAATATTACGCATCAGTGATGGAGAGTACATTCGAGCAGTTGAAGTCTCTACGTCGGCAAATATTCGCCCCGGATGTAGTCGACGCATTTTTTGGTCTGGATGAAGCCTATTCCGGTTATGCGCTGGCGGTTATGCAAGTGAAGGCGGACGCTCAGTTGAGCGACAAGGAGAAGGCCAGCCAAGTGGAAGCCTTGCAGCAAAAGTTGCCCGCGCAGATGCGCGACGCCCATCGCCAGGCCGCGCAGCGGGAGAGTTTGACTCGGGAAGCGCGACGCATGTACCGGGAAGGGTACAGCGCCGACAGTGTACGACAAGCTTTGCGAGGGCGCTTTAGCGACGAGAAAGCGGAAAAGATTATTACTTACTATCAGAGGGAAGAGGAGTGGCGCGCTCGTCTGGGTGATTACCAACGGCGCAAACAGGATATCCAGGCCGCTGCGCGCACCGATGCGGAAACCATCGCTGGGCTCACACAGTTGCGCAACAGCCTGTTTACCTCAGAGGAATTGAAGTTGGTGGAGAGTTACGACGCCATTGAAAGGAAAGCCGCGCAATACGATAAACCTTGA